The following coding sequences are from one Rutidosis leptorrhynchoides isolate AG116_Rl617_1_P2 chromosome 11, CSIRO_AGI_Rlap_v1, whole genome shotgun sequence window:
- the LOC139876826 gene encoding disease resistance protein RPV1-like isoform X1 produces the protein MLEKRKLGKSHGSLELETDGLSKMDNLMLLQLNFVHLRGSYKDFPDKLRWLCLHGFPLKSIPSDLPMKNLVALDMSYSKIESFGMFYSDLQQLGSRQNMITSSSKNDKLLGSLKILDLSYCYQLCTLGGFYELPSLERLIVIQCISLQEISDSIEWCDELVFIDMSYCQNVEKLLRPLRKLHNVKRLLLDGCISGESQIKEMDIDSLGRFNVKNMDINSQTSSIGSSSLSTHDYRYDVYLCSGSDTRFSFTDQLHKALINENLDTFLGNSEIHTGEAESAIKASRISVIVLSRDYPSQTWQLEELVLILEQHRRFGQFVIPIFYHVERNDVSKQLNSFGDAMANHEQMMEAETDEDERRIWAQRIELWKKELAIVAGLKGKEANDRLETVIVHEVISDIKRQLGVDSRIPSPDFIGQGYNVRFISSWLIDKSTHTTEILTIEGMDGIGKTSLARHIYDMHSRLFQRSIFIEDINRKWQELQKKFCSDISKITSIQEDDISLYSSTIEKAFASKKFFLVLDDVHSPDQLDALLGHEGFHPGSKIIITTTNLSLTERCALFKQNHTKWLLNGLNETSSLQLLRFHAFNILPEEGYKLIKPGHKLVSEKLAKLCKGHPLALKVVGRCLRDRDVTKWEEYIEKLEEEETDFVIQKALRISFDSLPSQNDKELFKHIACFFVGMDKDYTETIMKACGIRIVLGIKNLIDRHLLTSGQNQFMMHQLVQEMGRDVVRQESPNKPWERSRLWSDEESFMVLKQEKGKENTLGLNLDIRKLEKKKLNYGSLELETDEFSKMENLMLLQLNYVRPLNGSYENFTEELRWLCMHGFPLESIPLDLPMKNLVALDMSYSNITSFDMHYSNLQRPTNRKRQSFVSFSKEKTLLGSLKILNLSFSYRLCSLGDFSRIPKLERLILTSCTSLVEISDTIDKCNELVLVDLTYCYKLKKLPGSIGMSKKIETLLLDGCNFDES, from the exons ATGCTAGAGAAAAGGAAGTTAGGTAAATCACATGGATCACTTGAGCTGGAAACAGATGGTTTAAGTAAGATGGATAATTTAATGCTACTACAACTCAACTTTGTTCATCTCAGAGGGTCTTATAAGGATTTTCCAGACAAATTAAGATGGTTGTGCTTGCATGGCTTCCCTTTAAAGTCTATACCGTCAGACTTACCTATGAAGAATCTGGTTGCTCTCGACATGTCATATAGCAAAATTGAATCATTTGGCATGTTTTATAGTGACCTACAACAACTTGGTAGTAGACAAAAT ATGATCACATCATCCTCAAAGAATGATAAGCTGCTCGGATCTTTGAAAATTCTTGATTTGAGTTACTGCTATCAGCTTTGTACTCTCGGTGGCTTCTATGAACTCCCTTCACTTGAAAGGTTAATAGTTATACAATGCATAAGTTTGCAGGAGATATCTGATTCAATTGAATGGTGTGATGAACTTGTTTTTATTGACATGAGTTATTGCCAAAATGTTGAAAAGCTCTTAAGACCCTTAAGAAAGTTACATAACGTCAAAAGACTATTGCTAGATGGTTGTATTTCTGGGGAATCTCAAATCAAGGAGATGGATATTGACTCGTTGGGTAGGTTTAATGTTAAAAACATGGACATTAATTCACAAACCTCTTCCATAGGATCATCTTCTTTGTCAACTCATGATTACAGATATGATGTATATCTGTGTAGTGGTTCTGATACTCGTTTTAGTTTCACGGATCAGCTCCATAAAGCCCTTATTAATGAAAATTTAGACACATTTTTGGGTAATTCAGAGATTCATACAGGAGAAGCAGAGAGTGCAATAAAAGCATCTAGGATATCGGTTATTGTGTTATCCAGGGATTATCCGTCACAGACATGGCAACTTGAGGAATTGGTATTAATCCTTGAGCAGCATCGAAGGTTCGGCCAATTTGTTATCCCCATCTTCTATCATGTCGAGCGAAATGATGTCAGCAAACAACTAAATAGCTTTGGAGATGCAATGGCAAACCATGAACAAATGATGGAGGCAGAAACAGATGAGGATGAAAGAAGGATATGGGCTCAAAGAATCGAGTTATGGAAGAAAGAACTTGCAATAGTTGCTGGATTAAAAGGGAAGGAAGCAAATGACAG GTTAGAGACAGTCATAGTTCACGAAGTTATTTCGGACATCAAACGTCAATTAGGTGTAGACTCAAGGATACCTTCACCAGACTTTATTGGGCAGGGCTATAACGTTCGCTTCATCAGTTCATGGTTGATAGACAAATCTACTCATACCACTGAGATTCTTACGATTGAAGGTATGGACGGGATCGGGAAGACATCATTGGCCAGACATATCTATGACATGCATTCTCGTTTATTCCAGAGAAGTATCTTTATTGAGGACATAAACAGGAAATGGCAAGAACTACAGAAAAAATTTTGTTCTGACATTTCAAAAATAACTTCAATTCAAGAGGATGATATTTCTTTATACTCGTCTACCATTGAGAAAGCATTCGCCTCCAAAAAGTTTTTTCTAGTCCTTGATGATGTACATAGCCCGGATCAGTTGGATGCATTACTTGGACACGAAGGTTTTCACCCAGGAAGCAAAATAATCATAACAACCACGAATTTATCATTAACAGAGAGATGTGCACTGTTCAAGCAAAATCATACAAAGTGGTTACTAAATGGCTTGAACGAGACCTCATCACTACAGCTTTTAAGGTTTCATGCATTCAATATTTTGCCCGAGGAAGGTTATAAACTAATAAAACCGGGTCATAAATTGGTCTCTGAAAAGCTTGCAAAGCTTTGTAAAGGACATCCGTTGGCTCTTAAAGTTGTAGGCAGGTGTCTACGAGACCGAGATGTAACTAAATGGGAGGAATACATAGAAAAGCTAGAAGAAGAAGAAACCGATTTCGTTATACAAAAGGCCTTGCGAATCAGCTTTGACTCTTTGCCATCACAAAACGATAAGGAATTGTTTAAGCATATTGCTTGTTTTTTCGTTGGTATGGATAAAGATTATACTGAAACAATAATGAAGGCTTGTGGGATCCGCATAGTACTTGGGATCAAGAATCTTATTGATAGGCACCTTCTCACATCTGGACAAAATCAGTTTATGATGCATCAATTGGTTCAAGAGATGGGGAGAGATGTAGTACGTCAAGAATCACCTAACAAGCCATGGGAGCGTAGTCGGTTATGGTCCGATGAAGAGTCATTCATGGTATTGAAACAGGAAAAA GGCAAGGAAAATACTTTAGGCCTCAACCTTGACATAAGAAAGCTTGAGAAAAAGAAGTTAAATTATGGATCACTTGAGCTGGAAACAGATGAATTTAGTAAGATGGAAAATTTAATGCTGCTACAACTAAATTATGTGCGTCCTCTTAATGGGTCTTATGAGAATTTTACAGAAGAATTAAGATGGTTGTGTATGCACGGATTCCCTTTAGAGTCTATACCTTTAGACCTACCGATGAAGAATCTGGTTGCTCTTGACATGTCATATAGCAATATCACATCTTTTGACATGCATTACAGTAATTTGCAACGACCAACCAATAGAAAAAGA CAGTCTTTTGTGTCATTCTCAAAGGAAAAAACTTTACTTGGATCACTAAAGATCCTTAATTTAAGTTTCAGTTATCGGCTTTGTAGTCTCGGCGACTTTTCTCGAATCCCTAAACTTGAGAGGTTAATACTCACAAGTTGCACAAGCTTGGTTGAGATTTCTGACACAATTGATAAGTGTAATGAACTTGTCCTTGTTGATCTGACTTACTGTTACAAGCTTAAGAAGCTTCCAGGATCCATAGGAATGTCAAAGAAGATTGAGACATTATTGCTAGATGGCTGCAATTTTGATGAATCTTGA
- the LOC139876826 gene encoding disease resistance protein RPV1-like isoform X2, producing the protein MLEKRKLGKSHGSLELETDGLSKMDNLMLLQLNFVHLRGSYKDFPDKLRWLCLHGFPLKSIPSDLPMKNLVALDMSYSKIESFGMFYSDLQQLGSRQNMITSSSKNDKLLGSLKILDLSYCYQLCTLGGFYELPSLERLIVIQCISLQEISDSIEWCDELVFIDMSYCQNVEKLLRPLRKLHNVKRLLLDGCISGESQIKEMDIDSLGRFNVKNMDINSQTSSIGSSSLSTHDYRYDVYLCSGSDTRFSFTDQLHKALINENLDTFLGNSEIHTGEAESAIKASRISVIVLSRDYPSQTWQLEELVLILEQHRRFGQFVIPIFYHVERNDVSKQLNSFGDAMANHEQMMEAETDEDERRIWAQRIELWKKELAIVAGLKGKEANDRLETVIVHEVISDIKRQLGVDSRIPSPDFIGQGYNVRFISSWLIDKSTHTTEILTIEGMDGIGKTSLARHIYDMHSRLFQRSIFIEDINRKWQELQKKFCSDISKITSIQEDDISLYSSTIEKAFASKKFFLVLDDVHSPDQLDALLGHEGFHPGSKIIITTTNLSLTERCALFKQNHTKWLLNGLNETSSLQLLRFHAFNILPEEGYKLIKPGHKLVSEKLAKLCKGHPLALKVVGRCLRDRDVTKWEEYIEKLEEEETDFVIQKALRISFDSLPSQNDKELFKHIACFFVGMDKDYTETIMKACGIRIVLGIKNLIDRHLLTSGQNQFMMHQLVQEMGRDVVRQESPNKPWERSRLWSDEESFMVLKQEKGKENTLGLNLDIRKLEKKKLNYGSLELETDEFSKMENLMLLQLNYVRPLNGSYENFTEELRWLCMHGFPLESIPLDLPMKNLVALDMSYSNITSFDMHYSNLQRPTNRKRSFVSFSKEKTLLGSLKILNLSFSYRLCSLGDFSRIPKLERLILTSCTSLVEISDTIDKCNELVLVDLTYCYKLKKLPGSIGMSKKIETLLLDGCNFDES; encoded by the exons ATGCTAGAGAAAAGGAAGTTAGGTAAATCACATGGATCACTTGAGCTGGAAACAGATGGTTTAAGTAAGATGGATAATTTAATGCTACTACAACTCAACTTTGTTCATCTCAGAGGGTCTTATAAGGATTTTCCAGACAAATTAAGATGGTTGTGCTTGCATGGCTTCCCTTTAAAGTCTATACCGTCAGACTTACCTATGAAGAATCTGGTTGCTCTCGACATGTCATATAGCAAAATTGAATCATTTGGCATGTTTTATAGTGACCTACAACAACTTGGTAGTAGACAAAAT ATGATCACATCATCCTCAAAGAATGATAAGCTGCTCGGATCTTTGAAAATTCTTGATTTGAGTTACTGCTATCAGCTTTGTACTCTCGGTGGCTTCTATGAACTCCCTTCACTTGAAAGGTTAATAGTTATACAATGCATAAGTTTGCAGGAGATATCTGATTCAATTGAATGGTGTGATGAACTTGTTTTTATTGACATGAGTTATTGCCAAAATGTTGAAAAGCTCTTAAGACCCTTAAGAAAGTTACATAACGTCAAAAGACTATTGCTAGATGGTTGTATTTCTGGGGAATCTCAAATCAAGGAGATGGATATTGACTCGTTGGGTAGGTTTAATGTTAAAAACATGGACATTAATTCACAAACCTCTTCCATAGGATCATCTTCTTTGTCAACTCATGATTACAGATATGATGTATATCTGTGTAGTGGTTCTGATACTCGTTTTAGTTTCACGGATCAGCTCCATAAAGCCCTTATTAATGAAAATTTAGACACATTTTTGGGTAATTCAGAGATTCATACAGGAGAAGCAGAGAGTGCAATAAAAGCATCTAGGATATCGGTTATTGTGTTATCCAGGGATTATCCGTCACAGACATGGCAACTTGAGGAATTGGTATTAATCCTTGAGCAGCATCGAAGGTTCGGCCAATTTGTTATCCCCATCTTCTATCATGTCGAGCGAAATGATGTCAGCAAACAACTAAATAGCTTTGGAGATGCAATGGCAAACCATGAACAAATGATGGAGGCAGAAACAGATGAGGATGAAAGAAGGATATGGGCTCAAAGAATCGAGTTATGGAAGAAAGAACTTGCAATAGTTGCTGGATTAAAAGGGAAGGAAGCAAATGACAG GTTAGAGACAGTCATAGTTCACGAAGTTATTTCGGACATCAAACGTCAATTAGGTGTAGACTCAAGGATACCTTCACCAGACTTTATTGGGCAGGGCTATAACGTTCGCTTCATCAGTTCATGGTTGATAGACAAATCTACTCATACCACTGAGATTCTTACGATTGAAGGTATGGACGGGATCGGGAAGACATCATTGGCCAGACATATCTATGACATGCATTCTCGTTTATTCCAGAGAAGTATCTTTATTGAGGACATAAACAGGAAATGGCAAGAACTACAGAAAAAATTTTGTTCTGACATTTCAAAAATAACTTCAATTCAAGAGGATGATATTTCTTTATACTCGTCTACCATTGAGAAAGCATTCGCCTCCAAAAAGTTTTTTCTAGTCCTTGATGATGTACATAGCCCGGATCAGTTGGATGCATTACTTGGACACGAAGGTTTTCACCCAGGAAGCAAAATAATCATAACAACCACGAATTTATCATTAACAGAGAGATGTGCACTGTTCAAGCAAAATCATACAAAGTGGTTACTAAATGGCTTGAACGAGACCTCATCACTACAGCTTTTAAGGTTTCATGCATTCAATATTTTGCCCGAGGAAGGTTATAAACTAATAAAACCGGGTCATAAATTGGTCTCTGAAAAGCTTGCAAAGCTTTGTAAAGGACATCCGTTGGCTCTTAAAGTTGTAGGCAGGTGTCTACGAGACCGAGATGTAACTAAATGGGAGGAATACATAGAAAAGCTAGAAGAAGAAGAAACCGATTTCGTTATACAAAAGGCCTTGCGAATCAGCTTTGACTCTTTGCCATCACAAAACGATAAGGAATTGTTTAAGCATATTGCTTGTTTTTTCGTTGGTATGGATAAAGATTATACTGAAACAATAATGAAGGCTTGTGGGATCCGCATAGTACTTGGGATCAAGAATCTTATTGATAGGCACCTTCTCACATCTGGACAAAATCAGTTTATGATGCATCAATTGGTTCAAGAGATGGGGAGAGATGTAGTACGTCAAGAATCACCTAACAAGCCATGGGAGCGTAGTCGGTTATGGTCCGATGAAGAGTCATTCATGGTATTGAAACAGGAAAAA GGCAAGGAAAATACTTTAGGCCTCAACCTTGACATAAGAAAGCTTGAGAAAAAGAAGTTAAATTATGGATCACTTGAGCTGGAAACAGATGAATTTAGTAAGATGGAAAATTTAATGCTGCTACAACTAAATTATGTGCGTCCTCTTAATGGGTCTTATGAGAATTTTACAGAAGAATTAAGATGGTTGTGTATGCACGGATTCCCTTTAGAGTCTATACCTTTAGACCTACCGATGAAGAATCTGGTTGCTCTTGACATGTCATATAGCAATATCACATCTTTTGACATGCATTACAGTAATTTGCAACGACCAACCAATAGAAAAAGA TCTTTTGTGTCATTCTCAAAGGAAAAAACTTTACTTGGATCACTAAAGATCCTTAATTTAAGTTTCAGTTATCGGCTTTGTAGTCTCGGCGACTTTTCTCGAATCCCTAAACTTGAGAGGTTAATACTCACAAGTTGCACAAGCTTGGTTGAGATTTCTGACACAATTGATAAGTGTAATGAACTTGTCCTTGTTGATCTGACTTACTGTTACAAGCTTAAGAAGCTTCCAGGATCCATAGGAATGTCAAAGAAGATTGAGACATTATTGCTAGATGGCTGCAATTTTGATGAATCTTGA